The Biomphalaria glabrata chromosome 1, xgBioGlab47.1, whole genome shotgun sequence sequence CGGTCTTCTTGTTTATTAGCCGAGCTAAGTTGCAAGTTTGATAGTTGGCTGGGTGGCGGGTCGTTTTCACTTACAACGACCTCGGCGGGGTTAGAGGGTAGCTCATCTATGTGGTTTAAGGGCGGATGCGGTTCTAGGCCCTCGGCGTTGAGGAGGGGTGCAGAAATGTGTAAAGTGGGGAACAGAGATACCTTACCAGGCGGCTCGAGGGGGAGACATTGTCTCGTCTCATAACCGTTTGTACAAGCGCTTCTCGTGATGAGTTGCCTGGGGTGGGTTTCGGTGGACCGTGAGTTGAAGGCGGCACCAAGGGGTTTGATGCCTCGCACTATATCAGGTGCAATCATTGTGGCGCTGGATGCGATGCCCATTACGCTGTCGATGCCAGTGTCCTGCAGAAGGACGATGGCGGCAGTGCCAGTGTCCTGTGCATTGATGGGTGCGCTGGCGGAATGGGTGCTTCGCTCGATGGCGAGAGCGTTGAGATTGGCGGCCTGCATGACAACATTCGTGCCGCTAGAGTCAGCGTTCTTCGTGATAGAACTGCTGGTGGGATTCTCGGCCTTTACTCCTCGGCTCTGTTTAGAGTTCTGGGAGTTGGGTTGGCCAGTTTGCTGGGTTTGAGGGCCGAAGCGCTGGGATCGGGCCGCGTGACTTCGTGCGCCTCCCTCCCCGCCCGAATGGTGCTGTGGGAGGCCCGGTTTGCGAGCTATTGGGCGCCTATGGATTTTCGACTTATCCCTTTTCACGGGAGCGAAAATCTTTGCAGACGATAGATAGCTTCGTGGGGATTCCTTGTATCCTCTGCGGAGAGAGTTAAGGGTTTCCCTTGCGCCATCCTGTGGAGCCTGGGCTCCAGTAATCACAGGGAATGCGCTGATGTGGTCCGTTTCAGGGACCGAGGGGTTATTTGTATTGGGGTTCACCGGAGTGACCTCTGAGGTAGTGAACCTTGGGCCTGTAGGAGTTCCCAGGAACACGTATTTATCACCAAGCGTTAGATCAAAGCATGGATTGTCCATGACGGCCGCCTCTATCCTACCGTTGACATATCTAGATCTCACCTTTATTCGGGCGATCGGAAGGGTGAATGGGGGAGAGTTCAAGTCTGCGCCTTGTATGGTGACCCATTTGTTGCTAATATAGCGAGGCTTTACCAATGATTTCCTGACGATTGCTGAAAAGGAGCAACCGGAATCGTATAGACAATTAGAGGATATTCCGTTCACTAATACCCTTTCGACTGTAGGGGGATGGTTACTCGGTGATGAGTCTAGGACGGGAGTTGCTTGCGTTATCACCATCAGTGGTTGGGCTGAGTAAGGGCGACTTCTATTATGACACTCGCTGGAGTCATGGGTAGGAGAGTTATGGAAGCTACACCATTTCTTTTGCTGCCTCGGCGGGTTGGGAGGAATGGGGTGGCGGGGTGCTTGGTTGTTGGGCTggcgtgtttgtttgttgttattgttattgctgCTACTTGGAGGGTCGGGCTGCCTATCTACCTTCGCTATCGATGGGCTTTGGTCTGATGTTTTAGTTTTCTGCTCCCTGTGGGCTGCTAGAAATCTATCAGAGTAACTGACTATTTCTTGTGGTGTAGTGACACCGCTTTCATCTATGAAGATGCGAAGGTCAGGGGTCATGCATTCGCGGAGCTGTTCTACCAGAATAAGGTCTTTTAGACCTTCATAATTTTGAGTGAAGGGACTTAAGGATAACCATTTATCTAAGTATTTCTCTAGTCTAGTAAAGAGACTGGAATACATCTCGCGCCTTTCGAGGCGAGAGTTCCTAAACTTCTTGTGGTAGGAGCTGGCGGTCAAGTCAAACTGGACTAGCAGTGCGTTCTTGAGCGCTGAGTAGTCGTTTTGACTAGATGAGGGGAGCTTAGCATACACCTCGTAGGCCTTACCCCGAAGAGCTTGTGACACTCTAAATGACCATTTGCCCATTGGTAACTGGTTGTTGGTAGCCACGTTTTGAAACCTTTCTAAGAAAGTCTCTATACTTTCTTTGGTTTCATCAAAAGGTTCTAAGTTGAAGTGAGGGGTTTGACAATTAGGGGAGTTTTGATCGGCAGCAATTGTGATGCGGGATTCGTCGTtagcttttaatttttctaactctatttccttttctttcatACGGAACGCGTGAGCTTCcttttccctctctctatctattttttctttttccctctctctatttTCCCACTCCTCGAACTTAGCCAGGACGAACGTTGGTCGATCATCAGGCCTGATACCTATTTGGTCTGCTAGCTCGTTGAGCTCGCGAATTTTGATAGATTTAGCTGATTCGGCTTTTGATCTAGTGCCTTCAGCCATGTTTGTGGGATAGAGGTGATGGGGAAATATGCTCAGAAGCTGAAGCGGGTGAGAGGCTAactgaatatttatttaattatgtctTCACCTGTGTTATTATCTAAATATGATACAACaagtatataattaatataatatactatacaGCATTGACATAATCAAACCATACTGAGCAATATGTAGTTATAtgttatcaatatatatatatatatagggtctAGTAGGTGGAAATTTTTAAACGTTCTGCTTATTGCCTTGTGCCTATACTGAATGAGTTAGGGTTTTGTGATCCCGGACTAGGCGTCACAGTTTACCCCCGttgtggtggaataagtccgccgatcggtccgtttgcacttcccgatggggacgatggcctgcgactcctaggggtaaagtcttagagccacaacgtggtaaatattttgttggtatTATATAGGCACATAGACAGGCACAAGCAAAACGCAAAGCTTAATGATTTCGtaaaagaacaaatatttaataaagattaattaagaGGAAATACAATCAgtgagtgaggggggggggaatgtacAGGAAGATTTAGGATTTATGATAACGTTTAAGGtaatatcatcactgggatattgctcataaagattcgtgtatggtttgcttattcggctgtctctcacttatctgttATGCAAGGTTCTCCTTCGGGGTTGGATAAGTTGAAGCTCCGTTGTGTTGTAGCCAGTTGCTGGTGCCCTGCAGGTAGGCAGGCACTAGTGTGAGGAATAtgaggatgccacgcggtgggcttactcctgcggtagttgcagaccggtcctgggacgtcagcctggaatgccttcgGTTCGGTTTGAGGGtgatgagtgactcaccctcaacgggaatgtgtggagagctgctgaggtctgccttcaggcaacaaaacacgccagccctggtgtaggaggctatgaaatgagacatgagaggagcctgaattattaaaccatacgggctggttggcgaggggcgcatccttgataggagcgtctccctcaggctaactaagatacttgtcaacaacatttt is a genomic window containing:
- the LOC129924781 gene encoding uncharacterized protein LOC129924781, with amino-acid sequence MAEGTRSKAESAKSIKIRELNELADQIGIRPDDRPTFVLAKFEEWENREREKEKIDREREKEAHAFRMKEKEIELEKLKANDESRITIAADQNSPNCQTPHFNLEPFDETKESIETFLERFQNVATNNQLPMGKWSFRVSQALRGKAYEVYAKLPSSSQNDYSALKNALLVQFDLTASSYHKKFRNSRLERREMYSSLFTRLEKYLDKWLSLSPFTQNYEGLKDLILVEQLRECMTPDLRIFIDESGVTTPQEIVSYSDRFLAAHREQKTKTSDQSPSIAKVDRQPDPPSSSNNNNNKQTRQPNNQAPRHPIPPNPPRQQKKWCSFHNSPTHDSSECHNRSRPYSAQPLMVITQATPVLDSSPSNHPPTVERVLVNGISSNCLYDSGCSFSAIVRKSLVKPRYISNKWVTIQGADLNSPPFTLPIARIKVRSRYVNGRIEAAVMDNPCFDLTLGDKYVFLGTPTGPRFTTSEVTPVNPNTNNPSVPETDHISAFPVITGAQAPQDGARETLNSLRRGYKESPRSYLSSAKIFAPVKRDKSKIHRRPIARKPGLPQHHSGGEGGARSHAARSQRFGPQTQQTGQPNSQNSKQSRGVKAENPTSSSITKNADSSGTNVVMQAANLNALAIERSTHSASAPINAQDTGTAAIVLLQDTGIDSVMGIASSATMIAPDIVRGIKPLGAAFNSRSTETHPRQLITRSACTNGYETRQCLPLEPPGKVSLFPTLHISAPLLNAEGLEPHPPLNHIDELPSNPAEVVVSENDPPPSQLSNLQLSSANKQEDRKICLKFLCLVVSLMFLAQYYWLNPKASQGPSHDGSTLHVLPKPVLVVTLMLTTFLLGYLSDRIGWPHFCSRRKVFLTTPKFSKGLPQLQHNENKLNAQSRLLLFSHSLARNGSHKEGVTPAFLDWCTSVSANTSTPDPVVEFDVHHSIPAHAGPDDVISECTLLRRGPACPSII